A genomic stretch from Desulfohalobium retbaense DSM 5692 includes:
- a CDS encoding alpha/beta hydrolase: MGKWRSLFVDNQESGNALAVLHYHLGESSAPVVIVCHGFTGSKEGDGRHLRFAEFLAQNGWQTVLFDFAGNGQSEGDFAFSSLSTQISDLTAVVDWVQLFSPRRLVCLGRSFGGTTAICQAARDQRVQAVCTWAAPARLHLLFDRFRVSVHGDRIRLQSEAGAIEVAHQFFSDFERIDPLQEVARLAPRPYWCVHGKADTTVPVADGRLLYAAAGSPKAAYWVDHGDHQLHAQQQQVWAQTRSWFDALERSGG, from the coding sequence ATGGGAAAATGGCGTTCGTTATTTGTGGACAACCAGGAGTCCGGCAACGCCCTAGCGGTTTTGCATTACCATCTCGGCGAGAGTTCGGCCCCGGTGGTCATTGTCTGTCATGGTTTCACTGGAAGCAAAGAAGGGGATGGCCGCCATCTTCGATTTGCCGAGTTTTTGGCCCAAAACGGCTGGCAAACAGTCCTGTTCGATTTCGCAGGCAACGGGCAAAGTGAAGGGGATTTTGCCTTCAGTTCTCTATCGACCCAGATAAGCGATCTGACAGCGGTCGTGGATTGGGTGCAGCTGTTCTCGCCGCGTCGCCTGGTATGTTTGGGGCGCAGCTTTGGCGGGACAACCGCAATCTGTCAGGCGGCGCGCGACCAGCGCGTTCAAGCTGTCTGCACCTGGGCGGCCCCTGCCCGGCTGCACCTGCTGTTCGACCGGTTCCGGGTCTCGGTGCACGGGGATCGCATCCGTTTACAGAGCGAGGCGGGGGCCATCGAAGTTGCGCACCAATTCTTTTCGGATTTTGAGCGGATAGACCCCTTGCAGGAGGTGGCTCGTTTGGCTCCGCGTCCCTACTGGTGCGTCCATGGCAAGGCGGATACGACTGTCCCGGTTGCGGACGGGCGACTTCTCTATGCTGCCGCCGGCTCACCCAAGGCGGCGTATTGGGTGGATCACGGCGATCACCAATTGCACGCGCAGCAGCAACAGGTCTGGGCACAAACCAGGTCCTGGTTCGACGCTTTGGAGAGGAGTGGGGGCTGA
- a CDS encoding isoamylase early set domain-containing protein: MAVTKQYLKSKPVCRVRFAVPKSLSQGASEVSVVGDFNNWDPKQHPMYALKKGGFSACIDLVPGQRYEFRYVLDGHIWINEAEADELVATPFGSENSVLDL, translated from the coding sequence ATGGCAGTGACAAAGCAGTATTTAAAGAGCAAACCGGTATGCCGCGTCCGTTTCGCGGTGCCGAAATCCCTCAGCCAGGGAGCCAGCGAGGTTTCGGTGGTCGGCGATTTTAACAATTGGGATCCAAAACAACATCCGATGTATGCCTTGAAAAAAGGCGGTTTTTCGGCCTGTATCGACCTCGTTCCAGGCCAGCGCTACGAATTCAGATATGTACTCGACGGCCATATCTGGATCAATGAGGCTGAAGCGGATGAGTTGGTGGCGACTCCTTTCGGATCCGAAAATTCGGTGCTCGATCTCTGA
- a CDS encoding glycosyltransferase family 9 protein: MPSFDRILVVHNGALGDFIQVWPSLLALSRFWAPTPIFWAGRPAYQHWAEKLMPQASAEDQAAVRTLYSATQWPDQLQNTLVVWFGLLHIPVSCVHPQLWPITGLSENDLTPPRQRYAQALEQRGIPQAQDWQSVWCSQPPSPCPQTDRRVLIAPGAGNDRKCWPLPRFMAVARWLARNGKKPVFLLGPAELERGVDVQNFELTAPSHLSELQQHLAHAELVLSNDAGPMHLAAAWQTPTLSIFGPSSARQWAPPETVTIASARPCRPCTRDGRIACSDLSCLYDIPVSRVVNRLKTMLTPSL, from the coding sequence ATGCCCTCTTTCGATAGAATCCTGGTTGTCCACAACGGCGCCCTCGGGGATTTCATCCAGGTCTGGCCCTCTCTCCTGGCGTTGAGCCGCTTCTGGGCCCCGACCCCAATTTTCTGGGCCGGCCGACCGGCTTACCAGCATTGGGCCGAAAAGCTCATGCCCCAGGCCTCTGCTGAAGACCAAGCCGCCGTGCGCACTTTATACAGCGCCACCCAATGGCCCGACCAATTGCAGAACACCCTGGTCGTCTGGTTCGGCTTGCTGCATATCCCGGTTTCTTGTGTCCATCCACAACTCTGGCCCATCACCGGTTTGTCCGAAAATGACCTGACACCACCGCGCCAAAGATACGCTCAGGCTCTGGAACAGCGCGGCATTCCCCAAGCGCAGGACTGGCAGTCCGTTTGGTGCTCTCAGCCCCCCTCTCCCTGCCCCCAAACAGATCGTCGGGTCCTTATCGCGCCTGGGGCCGGCAATGACCGCAAATGCTGGCCGCTGCCGCGATTCATGGCTGTGGCCCGCTGGCTGGCCAGAAATGGGAAAAAGCCGGTCTTTCTCCTCGGCCCTGCCGAACTTGAGCGGGGGGTTGATGTACAAAACTTTGAACTCACCGCTCCCAGCCACCTGTCCGAACTGCAGCAGCACCTCGCGCACGCTGAATTGGTGCTGAGCAATGACGCCGGACCTATGCACCTTGCAGCTGCCTGGCAGACACCAACGCTGAGCATTTTCGGTCCGAGTTCGGCCCGCCAATGGGCGCCGCCAGAGACGGTCACCATCGCCTCCGCCCGGCCTTGCCGTCCGTGTACCCGAGACGGACGTATCGCTTGCTCTGACCTGTCCTGTCTTTACGACATTCCCGTCAGCCGGGTGGTCAACCGCCTCAAAACCATGCTGACTCCATCCCTTTGA
- a CDS encoding helix-turn-helix domain-containing protein encodes MSSQAYQEIAPRLRGLREALELETEEMAADLGVDADTVRNYESGAGEIPVSYLFQVAQQYDIDLTVLISGDEAHLHNYSVVRKGRGMSVERRKDYDYKSLAYRFTGRRMEPFLVSVPPKSDDALTFHEHAGQEFIYMLEGRLEIRLGTNTEILDPGDSLYFSSRTPHALRSLSEQPAQFLDVII; translated from the coding sequence ATGTCGAGTCAAGCCTATCAGGAAATAGCGCCCCGCCTCAGGGGGCTTCGTGAAGCTCTGGAATTGGAAACCGAGGAAATGGCCGCTGATCTCGGTGTCGACGCCGACACCGTTCGGAATTACGAGTCTGGTGCGGGCGAAATTCCGGTCAGCTATCTTTTTCAAGTGGCCCAGCAATATGACATTGATCTGACAGTGCTTATTTCTGGAGATGAGGCCCATCTCCATAATTATTCGGTGGTGCGCAAAGGGCGTGGAATGAGCGTCGAGCGCCGCAAGGACTACGACTACAAAAGTCTGGCTTATCGTTTCACTGGGCGTCGTATGGAACCCTTTCTGGTCAGTGTGCCACCCAAGAGCGACGATGCATTGACCTTTCATGAGCACGCGGGGCAGGAATTCATCTACATGCTCGAGGGGCGCCTCGAAATCCGTCTAGGCACGAATACGGAAATCCTGGACCCCGGAGATTCCCTGTATTTTTCGTCGCGCACACCGCACGCCCTCCGGTCATTGTCCGAGCAACCGGCCCAATTTCTGGATGTCATTATTTAG
- a CDS encoding ROK family protein produces MYLVIDLGGTNIRGTWMDHDGAHGTIQHASRPRTLEGTKAHFKDLVDRLRETAPRPVRGVGLATAGPLDHRAQKYLQTSNMPELNGFAIGDFVRREIGLPFLMENDAQAAALGEVWKGGIAGATNAVVLTLGTGVGSGVILEGRLWRGGHFTGPELGHVFLGPGRSRACGCGQVGCIETWLNKWAFERLASRCGLSQTQPRHVAQLWEQGNPAATACVRRYGHRIGLAISTLQVVFGAEAIGLSGGLSTFFQACEPYVWRTLRHRFTNRQWWLPATIAASPDPDMSGLWGMAKAWLDNG; encoded by the coding sequence ATGTATCTTGTAATCGATCTGGGTGGAACCAATATCCGCGGGACCTGGATGGACCATGATGGAGCCCACGGCACGATCCAGCACGCTTCCCGTCCCCGGACGCTTGAGGGAACCAAGGCGCATTTCAAGGATCTTGTCGACCGCTTGCGAGAGACGGCTCCGCGCCCGGTTCGCGGTGTCGGACTGGCCACGGCCGGTCCCCTGGACCACAGGGCCCAGAAGTATTTGCAGACCTCGAATATGCCGGAACTCAATGGGTTCGCTATTGGGGATTTTGTGCGCCGGGAAATCGGGCTGCCTTTCTTGATGGAAAATGATGCTCAGGCGGCCGCCTTGGGAGAGGTCTGGAAGGGTGGCATAGCCGGGGCGACAAATGCGGTGGTTTTGACCCTGGGGACGGGTGTCGGGTCCGGGGTCATACTTGAGGGCCGCTTATGGCGCGGCGGTCATTTTACCGGGCCCGAACTCGGTCATGTCTTCCTTGGTCCAGGCAGATCCCGGGCCTGTGGTTGTGGACAGGTCGGGTGCATAGAAACCTGGCTCAACAAATGGGCCTTCGAGCGCTTGGCTTCCCGGTGCGGTCTGAGCCAGACGCAGCCGCGCCACGTGGCCCAGCTTTGGGAGCAGGGAAACCCTGCTGCCACGGCTTGTGTCCGGCGCTACGGGCACCGGATCGGCCTGGCCATCAGCACCCTGCAGGTGGTTTTCGGGGCCGAAGCCATTGGTCTCAGTGGAGGCTTGAGTACTTTTTTTCAGGCCTGTGAACCGTATGTCTGGCGTACATTGCGCCACCGGTTCACCAACCGGCAATGGTGGCTTCCTGCGACCATCGCTGCCAGCCCTGATCCGGACATGAGCGGGTTGTGGGGTATGGCCAAGGCTTGGTTGGACAACGGCTGA
- the pdxA gene encoding 4-hydroxythreonine-4-phosphate dehydrogenase PdxA → MAGAVATAAFAVSLGDPNGLGPDLVCTLWGSTPPTRPMVCIGPESALAERAQMLGIKRFWHHLDQWPEKPLAPGTYCLTPRALTRFRSRPGVATPEGGAAAGQSLAVACEAVRDGQAAALVTCPLNKAMLQAAGYDFPGHTEFLARFLGLQSDDVCMHLAGPRLRVSLVTTHPPLRQVPELVTAVRVERCLRQTWALVCALDDTPAPLAVCGLNPHAGEGGAIGTEEETAIVPGIQAAAADGVGVIGPIPADTVFHRALQGEFSAVLAMYHDQGLGPLKTVHFGQAVNVTLGLPVVRTSVDHGTGYDKVGTGTASAESLALAVDMAARLVPTHRHLPA, encoded by the coding sequence ATGGCTGGAGCGGTTGCAACAGCGGCGTTTGCCGTGAGCCTCGGGGATCCCAATGGCCTTGGTCCTGATCTGGTATGCACCCTGTGGGGATCTACTCCTCCGACACGCCCTATGGTCTGCATTGGTCCGGAGTCAGCCCTGGCTGAGCGGGCGCAAATGCTCGGAATAAAAAGATTTTGGCACCATCTGGATCAGTGGCCGGAAAAACCTTTGGCGCCGGGCACGTACTGTCTGACTCCGAGGGCACTGACCCGTTTTCGAAGCCGTCCCGGAGTGGCGACGCCGGAAGGAGGCGCTGCTGCGGGCCAGTCGTTGGCGGTTGCGTGTGAAGCGGTGCGAGACGGCCAGGCCGCGGCTTTGGTGACATGTCCCTTGAATAAGGCGATGCTGCAGGCGGCGGGGTACGATTTTCCGGGCCACACTGAATTTCTGGCCCGTTTTTTGGGCCTTCAGTCTGATGATGTCTGTATGCACCTGGCCGGCCCTCGGTTACGGGTTTCTCTGGTAACCACCCACCCGCCCCTGCGCCAAGTTCCCGAGTTGGTGACCGCAGTGCGGGTGGAGCGGTGTTTGCGTCAGACCTGGGCCCTTGTTTGCGCCCTGGATGATACCCCGGCGCCATTGGCCGTGTGTGGGCTGAATCCTCACGCCGGCGAGGGGGGGGCCATTGGCACCGAGGAGGAAACGGCGATTGTACCGGGAATCCAAGCTGCTGCTGCCGATGGTGTCGGGGTCATCGGACCGATCCCGGCGGATACCGTCTTTCATCGCGCCCTGCAGGGGGAGTTCAGTGCCGTTTTGGCCATGTACCATGACCAGGGGCTCGGTCCTTTGAAAACCGTCCATTTTGGCCAAGCCGTCAATGTGACCCTCGGTCTCCCCGTGGTCCGTACTTCGGTGGATCACGGCACGGGATACGATAAAGTTGGGACAGGCACGGCTTCGGCAGAAAGTCTCGCCCTGGCGGTGGACATGGCGGCTCGTCTTGTTCCAACCCACCGCCATCTCCCTGCTTGA
- a CDS encoding AMP-binding protein, protein MLHKDCFSSLDDFTDNWRVPQWTGFNFAYDVVDHMAQTSPEKIAMVHVDDAHVRRDYTFEFFAEASSRLAHALVKQGLGQGDRVMLMLNRRIEFWLGMLALHRIGAVAVPSPSMLTSKDIEFRVNFAGIKGVFAEDALIDNFETVRPKCPGLKVCIHTGTEVQAQGWLAYETLVAEEATKFERPKDAAADNDPLLIFFSSGTTGPPKMVEHTHRYPLGHIVTGMYWHDLEPGDLHLTLADTGWGKAVWGKFYGQWMAGAAIFVYDFRGKFDPHNLLSVLAEHKVTSFCAPPTVYRFLVRQDLGPYDLSALRHCTTAGELLNEGVFLKWREKTGLPIYEGYGQTETSLQIATFPFMDPKPGSIGKATPQWDVVLLDESGQPCPPGVEGEICIRIADAEPEGLFTGYLDEPEKTRAVKTNGYYHTGDKAWMDEDGYFWFLGRVDDLIKSSGYRIGPFEVESALITHPGVVEAAVTAVPDEIRGQAVKATVVLAKGYTPSEALTKELQDHVKQVTAPYKYPRIISYVDDLPKTISGKIKRAEIRAQDEHHQV, encoded by the coding sequence ATGTTGCATAAAGACTGTTTTTCGAGTTTGGACGACTTTACCGATAATTGGCGTGTGCCCCAATGGACAGGATTTAATTTCGCTTACGACGTGGTGGACCATATGGCCCAAACTTCCCCGGAGAAGATCGCGATGGTCCATGTCGATGATGCCCACGTCAGACGAGACTATACGTTTGAATTTTTTGCCGAAGCATCCAGCCGGCTGGCTCACGCTCTGGTCAAACAGGGACTCGGTCAAGGGGACCGGGTTATGCTCATGCTCAACCGCCGCATTGAGTTCTGGCTCGGTATGCTTGCTTTGCACCGCATTGGAGCTGTGGCTGTGCCGTCGCCGTCCATGCTGACAAGTAAGGATATCGAGTTCAGGGTCAATTTTGCCGGTATCAAAGGCGTTTTTGCTGAAGACGCTCTGATCGACAATTTTGAAACGGTGCGCCCGAAATGCCCGGGGCTGAAAGTCTGTATCCACACCGGGACCGAGGTCCAGGCTCAGGGCTGGCTTGCCTATGAGACCCTTGTGGCCGAGGAAGCGACCAAGTTCGAACGTCCAAAGGATGCGGCCGCTGACAACGATCCCCTGCTGATCTTTTTTTCTTCGGGAACGACGGGGCCGCCGAAAATGGTCGAACACACCCACCGTTATCCCCTGGGGCATATTGTGACCGGGATGTATTGGCATGATCTTGAGCCCGGAGATCTCCATCTGACCCTGGCCGATACAGGGTGGGGGAAAGCAGTCTGGGGGAAATTTTACGGCCAGTGGATGGCTGGCGCAGCGATTTTCGTCTACGATTTCCGGGGAAAATTTGATCCCCACAATTTGTTGTCCGTGTTGGCGGAGCACAAAGTGACGTCCTTTTGCGCTCCCCCGACTGTTTACCGATTTCTCGTCCGGCAAGACCTCGGGCCCTATGACCTGTCGGCATTGCGCCATTGCACAACGGCTGGGGAATTGCTGAATGAAGGGGTTTTTCTGAAATGGCGGGAGAAGACCGGACTTCCGATCTACGAAGGCTACGGTCAAACTGAGACGTCGCTGCAAATCGCCACTTTTCCCTTTATGGACCCCAAGCCGGGCTCCATCGGCAAGGCCACCCCGCAATGGGATGTCGTCCTGCTTGATGAAAGCGGTCAACCGTGCCCCCCGGGCGTTGAAGGCGAGATCTGTATTCGTATCGCTGATGCAGAACCGGAGGGATTGTTCACCGGCTATCTGGATGAACCGGAAAAAACCCGGGCCGTGAAAACGAATGGCTACTACCATACCGGAGACAAGGCCTGGATGGATGAAGACGGGTATTTCTGGTTTCTTGGCCGTGTGGATGATCTGATCAAAAGTTCAGGATACCGCATCGGCCCTTTTGAGGTCGAAAGCGCCCTGATCACCCACCCTGGTGTCGTGGAGGCCGCCGTAACCGCAGTGCCGGATGAGATTCGCGGCCAGGCGGTCAAGGCCACGGTGGTCCTGGCCAAGGGGTATACGCCATCAGAGGCGTTGACCAAGGAGTTGCAGGACCATGTCAAACAGGTCACCGCGCCCTATAAATATCCCCGTATCATTTCCTACGTCGATGACTTGCCCAAAACCATAAGCGGCAAGATCAAGCGGGCTGAGATCCGAGCGCAAGACGAGCATCACCAGGTTTGA
- the glgA gene encoding glycogen synthase GlgA yields the protein MSLAPQILFVTSEVYPFSKTGGLADVLGILPLTLQRMGYQVGVVTPLYGRMASGDYQIRLILDNCPVDYPWPGVSADIYLADYHGVQVFFIDRGEYFDRKQYYCTYKGEFFDNCERFIFFARAALQFARKLETPPQIIHANDWHAALVPAFHHFWRRADPHWAETASVMTIHNLAFQGQYSSRLFWNSGLPAEAWHMDGAEYFGSFNMLKAGVAYADKITTVSPTYAREIVTPDFGCGLEGLLAKRNHDLEGILNGADYGVWNPGRDPFLAAQYDVHDLEGKQACKRALLEKMGLAPFLAERPVLGFVGRLREQKGIDLLLEIVPQLMELNVGLVVLGEGGLNFEAQLNELVESYGGFIAACIGYTEPLSHQIQAGTDIFVMPSRYEPCGLTQMYSLRYGTPPVATAVGGLRDTIVSYPQVDATGFVFEEATAEALYQAVAQAVDLWEDREAWRAMQIRGMRKDFSWHRSAQDYLAVYESLGAQLRCT from the coding sequence ATGTCCCTCGCACCGCAAATCCTTTTTGTTACCTCTGAAGTATATCCTTTTTCCAAAACTGGCGGGTTGGCTGATGTTTTGGGAATTTTGCCGTTGACCCTGCAACGCATGGGGTACCAAGTGGGGGTTGTTACCCCCCTGTATGGGCGCATGGCTTCGGGTGACTACCAGATCCGTTTGATATTGGACAATTGCCCTGTGGATTATCCCTGGCCAGGGGTCAGCGCCGACATTTATCTTGCGGACTACCACGGGGTGCAAGTCTTTTTCATCGACCGCGGAGAGTATTTCGACCGCAAGCAGTATTATTGTACGTATAAGGGCGAGTTTTTTGATAATTGCGAACGGTTTATTTTCTTTGCCCGCGCCGCCTTGCAATTCGCCCGCAAACTGGAGACCCCGCCGCAAATCATCCACGCCAACGATTGGCATGCAGCGCTGGTGCCGGCCTTTCATCATTTCTGGCGCCGAGCCGATCCCCATTGGGCCGAAACGGCTTCAGTGATGACGATCCACAATCTGGCCTTTCAGGGCCAGTATTCCTCCCGGTTGTTCTGGAATTCAGGGCTCCCGGCGGAAGCCTGGCATATGGACGGAGCCGAATATTTCGGCAGTTTCAATATGCTCAAGGCGGGCGTGGCTTATGCGGACAAGATCACCACGGTCAGCCCGACTTATGCCCGGGAAATCGTCACCCCTGATTTTGGTTGCGGCCTGGAAGGGCTATTGGCCAAGCGGAACCATGACCTTGAAGGCATCCTCAACGGAGCGGATTATGGGGTCTGGAATCCGGGCCGGGATCCGTTCTTGGCCGCCCAGTACGATGTCCACGATCTGGAGGGAAAGCAGGCGTGCAAACGGGCCCTGCTGGAAAAGATGGGGTTGGCCCCCTTTTTGGCCGAGCGACCTGTTCTGGGGTTTGTGGGGCGGTTGCGGGAGCAAAAGGGGATTGACCTGCTTTTGGAGATCGTTCCGCAACTCATGGAACTCAACGTGGGGCTGGTGGTGCTTGGTGAGGGAGGGCTCAATTTCGAAGCCCAACTCAATGAACTTGTCGAGAGCTATGGCGGCTTTATCGCCGCTTGCATCGGATACACCGAACCCCTTTCCCATCAGATTCAGGCTGGCACCGATATTTTTGTCATGCCTTCGCGATACGAGCCCTGCGGGCTGACCCAGATGTACAGTCTGCGGTACGGGACGCCGCCGGTCGCCACTGCCGTTGGGGGGTTGCGAGACACGATTGTCAGCTACCCTCAGGTCGACGCCACGGGGTTCGTGTTTGAGGAGGCGACTGCCGAAGCCTTGTATCAGGCTGTCGCCCAGGCCGTCGATTTGTGGGAAGATCGCGAGGCGTGGCGGGCAATGCAGATCAGGGGCATGCGTAAGGATTTTTCCTGGCACCGTTCGGCACAGGATTACTTGGCCGTGTACGAGAGCCTTGGAGCCCAATTGCGCTGTACCTGA
- a CDS encoding NUDIX domain-containing protein, translating to MSSAQHCPQCGAAIQVYRNPVPTVDVVVQFPDRTIVLIKRKNPPYGWALPGGFVDYGESLEQAATREAAEETGLQVQLLGLVGVYSSPKRDLRQHTLSVTFAARPLSPETLQAGDDASSVSRFALDALPELAFDHAGIVADYHRWVLQCGDLTQRGVSKGRSVCIL from the coding sequence GTGTCAAGTGCTCAGCATTGCCCTCAATGCGGGGCTGCGATCCAGGTGTACCGCAATCCCGTGCCGACTGTAGACGTGGTGGTCCAATTTCCGGACCGCACAATTGTTTTGATCAAGCGCAAGAACCCCCCGTATGGGTGGGCCCTGCCTGGTGGATTTGTGGATTATGGGGAAAGCCTCGAGCAGGCCGCGACGCGTGAGGCAGCAGAAGAAACCGGCCTCCAGGTGCAATTGCTCGGTCTGGTGGGAGTGTATTCCTCTCCAAAACGGGATCTGAGGCAGCATACCTTGAGTGTCACCTTTGCGGCGCGTCCTTTGAGCCCGGAAACATTGCAGGCCGGGGACGATGCCTCCTCTGTAAGCCGGTTCGCCCTCGACGCCCTCCCCGAATTGGCCTTTGACCACGCCGGTATTGTGGCCGATTATCACCGCTGGGTTCTGCAGTGCGGTGACTTGACCCAACGTGGAGTCAGCAAGGGACGATCCGTATGTATCTTGTAA